The sequence GCAGGCGTGCCGACTGCGCTCGATGCCCGGCGCCGGACGGCACTGGCACGCGCCGGCTTCCTGTTGGTCCCCGTCGCATTCGTCCTCATCCCGCTGATCTGGCTCAGGCTCAGCGTGCTCGGCAGCCTGCATCACAATGCGTCGCTGATCCTCATGTTCCTGGGACTGGGTGGGGGTTTCGCGCTGTGCATGCGCTACCGGCGTCGAACCGGCGATAGCAAGCACTGCGCGGCGTGCGACTATCAGCAGGCCCCGACCGGCGGCAACCCGCCGCACTGCCCCGAGTGCGGCGCCGAATGGAGCGCCCCGGGCGGCGTCGTCCATGGTCGGCGCACCGGCCAACCGTGGATGCTTGGTTGCGGCGTCGCCCTCGTGCTTGTGGGAGCCGCGGCGGGCCTTGTGCCGCTCACGCAGCACAAGTTCGACCCGTTGCTGGGGCTGATGCCCACCAACGCGCTCATCAGCGACATCGTGAACAGCCGCAGCTTCACCCGGGAACAATGGACCGAACTCAAGTCGCGAACCCTGACGCCCACCCAGGAGCTGCGCCTCGCGGAGGGATTGCTAGACCGACGCGTGCGCACCGGACACCTCTCCGGCGACGATCATACCTGGCTCGAACAAGCGCTCGCGGCCGGACGACTGCCGGAAAGTATCCGACAGCGCTATTACGACGAGATGTTCGTCGCCTGGCTCGATGCTCCCTCACAGGTGCGCCGTGGGCAGCCGTTTCACGTGGCGCTCGGCTCCGACGCCCGGAACGCCGATAACCCCCTGGGTGCCGAAGCACTCGTGTTCTTCAGCGGGTTCTTCATCGGCGATGACGCGACGCCGCAGGCACGCCGCGTTCAGCCTGGGCTGGCATCGCTCCTGGACACGACTCCCTTCGGCATGCAACCGGAGGAGGCGGCCCGGCTGCCTGAAGAGCGGCGCCAGCCCGCGCATCCGGAGTACATCCCCCTGGCACAGCTCGCGGCGCAGCACGCCGGTCCGCTCCGCGTGCGTATGCTGCTCTGGTTCGTGGTTGCCCCCGCCGGTACTCAGTCGCTGCGCATCCAGTGGCAGGACGATCTTACGCCGGTCATGCCACCCAACGTGGTGTACTCCAGACGCATCGAGCTCGAACGCGTGATCGAGGTCGTCCCGTAGGCCTACCGCTACCGCTTCCGCCCCTGCGGCCGGCGGTGCTGGTGCATGGGCGTCCATTCGCCCGCGTCGCGGCGACCCGCGGGCGCTTCCGGACGAGCCTTCGCGGCCGGCACCTTCAGCTCCGGCGAGTCCTTCAGCTCCTTGATGTGGTCGCGCAGCGCCGCCGCCCGCTCGAAATCGAGTTCTTCCGCCGCCTGCAGCATCTCGGCCTCGAGCTGCCGGATCAGGTCCTCGCGGTCGTAATCACCCTCTTCGGCGTGCACGGCCTCGCGCACCCGCCGCATCGCCGCGACTTCGCCAAGCAGACCCGTGCGGATCGCCTTGTGGATCGTGTCGGGCGTGATGCCGTGCTCCTCGTTGTAGCGCTGCTGCACGGCCCGCCGGCGGTTGGTCTCGTCGATGGCCCGCTGCATGGCGACGGTGATCTTGTCGGCGTAGAGAATGACGTGGGCATCCACGTTGCGGGCGCAGCGCCCAATCATCTGGATCAGCGACGTCTCGCTGCGCAGGAAGCCCTCCTTGTCTGCGTCGAGGATCGCGACCAGCGACACTTCCGGCAGGTCCAATCCCTCGCGCAGCAGGTTCACGCCGACCAGCACGTCGAAATTGCCGAGCCGCAGATCGCGCAGAATCTCGATTCGCTCGAGCGTCTCGATCTCGCTGTGCAGGTAGCGCCCACGCAGCCCCGCCTGTTGGATGTACGATGAAAGGTCCTCCGCCAGCCGCTTTGTCAGCGTCGTGATCAGCACGCGCTGGCCGGCCGACACGCGCTGCTGGCAGCGCTGCAGCAGGTCCGGCACCTGCCCGCGCGCCGGCTGCACCTCGATCGACGGATCCACCAGGCCCGTCGGCCGGATGATCTGTTCGACGACTTCGCCCCCACACTGCTTCAGCTCGTACGGCCCTGGCGTGGCGCTGACGAACAGCGCCCGCTTCCACATGCCCTCGAATTCCTCGAACCGCATTGGCCGGTTGTCGAGGCAGCTCGGCAGCCGGAACCCGTGCTCGACCAGCACGACCTTGCGGTTGCGGTCGCCGTTGAACATCGCGCCGATCTGCGGGATCGTCACGTGCGACTCGTCCACGATCAGCAGGAAATCGTCCGGGAAGTAGTCGACCAGCGTGTATGGCTTCGAGCCCGCCGGCGTGCCGTTGAGGTGCCGCGAGTAGTTCTCGATGCCGCTGCAGTAGCCGACCTCCTGGAGCATCTCCAGGTCGTACTTCGTCCGCGCCAGCAGCCGCTGCGCTTCGAGCAATTTGCCCTCGTGCCGCAACTGCATGACGCGCTCATCCAGCTCCTGCTGGATCGCCGCCACGGCGCGCTCGAGGTTGTCCTCGGGCATCACATAGTGCACCGCCGGGTAGATGAAGACCTGCTCGCGCTCCTGGAGCACGGCACCGGTCAGCGGATGCACCAGCACGATGCGCTCGACCGTCTCGCCGAACAGCTCGATGCGGATCGCGTGCTCCTCGTACGCTGGCGTAAGCTCGATCACGTCGCCGCGGACGCGGAACGCCGCCCGTTTCAGTTCGGTGTCGTTGCGCTCGTACTGCAGGCGCACGAGCTTGCGCAGCAGCTCGTCGCGCTCCCACGTCTCGCCCACGCGGACGTTGATGACGCTAGCCTTGTACTCATCTGGCGAGCCGAGGCCGAAGATGCACGAGACGCTCGCGACGACGACCACATCACGCCTGGAAACAACCGATGAGGTCGCTGCCAGGCGCAGGCGATCGAGGTCGTCGTTCCGCGAGGCATCCTTCTCGATGTAGATGTCGCGCTGCGGGATATACGCCTCGGGCTGGTAGTAGTCGTAATAGCTGACGAAATACTCGACGGCGTTGTGCGGCAGCAACTCGCGGAACTCCTCGTAGAGCTGGGCCGCCAGCGTCTTGTTATGCGAGATCACAAGCGTGGGCAGCTTCAACCGCTCGATGACGTGCGCCATCGTGAACGTCTTGCCCGAGCCCGTCACGCCCAGCAGCGTCTGGAACCGCTTGCCGCCCTGGAACCCGGCGACGAGCTTTTCGATCGCCTCCGGCTGGTCCCCGCGCGGTGTCAGCGGCGAGATGATCTGAAAATCGGTCATATTAGCATTATACGGGATTTCGACTGCCCCGAGCGCGTGGCGGATTCCCCTCCCGGGGTAACCACCAAGGCGCGAAGGCACCAAGACGCGTACACACAGAACCGGGGACCGCGGCTCAGCGAGACGCTGGCCCTCTTTCTCCACGTCCTGGCTGTGCCAGACCTGCGACCCTGTCACCCGACGTGCGGGCTAGCGTTGTTACCTTGTTACCTGCGCCCCTTGTTACGGCGCCTCGGCCTGGCCGCGCCAGACCGTAAAGAAATCTGAAGCTGGGGCGTCCCTGGGCCACCCGAGTGCACGCTGCTCGTTATTTCAGTGCCGGCTCCGTCACGTCTACGATCCCGACGTCCACGCCTTGCCCGCCACGGGTTTGGTGGCAATGCACGGCGATGATGTTCTCGCCCACGCGCAGCGCGCCAGGCTCAGTCAGCGGCACCAGCACGTAGTTCGTCACGTAGCCCTTTATCGCTGCAGCCTGCTTGCCGTTTACGAACACCTCGCAATCCTCGTCGTGATAGATCTTGAGTTGCGGCTGGGCCGGCAGCGCCTTCAACTCGACTTTCCGCCGGAGCCAGATGTCCGCGGTGTCCCACTTCGTACGGACCACGGCGCCGGGGGTGCCGTCTGCGCCGAACCCGGCCGGACCACGCTTCCACTTCGTGTCGTCGAATGTCGGCTGCATCCACTCCGCCGCCGGCTGCTCCGTGGTGTAGCCCCACTCGATGGCTTCGGCTTGCGCCGTGGGCACGACGACGCGCACGACCGGCGGCGGTCCGTACGTGGTGCGGTTGGCCGCGGCGATGCGCTCGGCGTCCATCTTGATCACCGCGCGGTCATAGGTCATGAGGCCATTGACCTCGATCTCCACGTCGGTCGTCTGCGTGTAGACTGCGGCCGACAGCCCCGGCTCGGCCTGCAACGCCCGCAGCATCGGAATCAGCCGCAGGTAGGCATCCGTCAATTCGTCCGGCGATGCGAACTTGACGTATCCCCAGTTCTTCTCCGCCTGCCAGGTATGCCCCGACACGGGCAGACCCAGGCCGCCAAATTCACCCAGCACCCCTGCACGCTTCTCTTCCGCCGGCGGCGCGCCGGGTCCGGGGTAAACGTGGATATCGTGCACGTCGCCGACGCCCATCTCATGCCAGCCGCTGGCCGAATTGACCAAGCGCGTCGGGTCCCACTTGCGCACCTGTTCGACAATCCGCGCCGTGTCGTACTGGCCCCAACCCTCGTTGAACGGCACCCACATCACGATGCAGGGATGGTTCCGATACGCGTCGATGACGCGCTCCAGTTCCAGCTCGAACTGCCTGGACGAATCCGCAGGCCGTTGCCAGTCTTTGGGCGTATCGACCTTGTCGCCGCTCGGCATGTCCTGCCAGACCAGCAGGCCGAGCTTGTCGCACCAGTAGTACCACCGGTCCGGCTCGACCTTGACGTGCTTACGGGCCATGTTGAAGCCGAGCTTCTTCGTGAACTCGATGTCGTAGCGCAGGGCCTCGTCCGTCGGCGCCGTGTACAGCCCGTCCGGCCAGAACCCCTGGTCCAGCGGCCCGAACATGAACATCGGCTTGTTGTTCAGCATCAGCCGCGTCCGGCCAAGCTCGTCCTTGCCGAGCGAGATCTGGCGCATGCCGAAGTAGCTGGTCACCTCGTCATCGTTAAACGTCACCCGCAGATCGTAGAGGTACGGCGTCTCCGGCGACCAGAGCTTCGGGTCGGGTATCTTCAGGCGCGCAACGCCGAGGCTCCCCTTCACCTGTGCCACTTCCTTGCCCTGGTCCAGAACCACGACCTGGAACATGTCGCGGTCAATTTCACCGAAGGGCCGCACTCCCTGGAACGCGACCTCCACCTCCTGGGCGTCGACGTCGGTTACAATTTTGAGCGCTGCGATGTACCTCTGTGGCACCGGCTCCAACCAGACTGTCCGCCAGATACCCGTGGTCGGCGTGTACCAGATGCCTTCCGGCTTGCTGACCTGCTTGCCGCGCGCCTGCGGCCCTGTGTCCGTCGGGTCCCAGACGGCGACCACCAGCTCCTGCGGCCCGGGCGTCTTCAACGCGTCGGTGACGTCGAACGTGAACGGATCGTACCCGCCCTGGTGCTGGCCCACTGCTTTCCCGTTGACCCACACGGTCGCGTCCCAATCGACCGCGCCGAAGTGCAGCAGCACGCGCTGGCCCTGCCAGTCCGCCGGCACCTCGAACGTCCGCCGGTACCACACGCGCTGCTTCTCATCCACCCGCTGCATCACGCGTGACAGCGCCGACTCGATCGGGAACGGCACCAGGATCTGCCCGTCGAACTTCGCCGGCCGCTCTTCCGCTTTCGGCCGGACGGCGTAATCCCACAAGCCGTTCAGGTTCTGCCACTTGGCCCGCACCATCTGCGGCCGCGGGTACTCCGGCAGCGCCCGCTCCGGCGTAACGTCGGCTGCCCAACGCGTCATCAGCGGCCCCGTCTTCGTTCCGTCATCGGCCCCCGCGGCCGGCACAAGGCACGTAACCATCAACAGCACGATCAGTCCACCAATCCGTAGCATGGGCTCTCTCCGTCGCTCACGTATCCACCGTGCTTTGCGGAAACTCAGGCGGCATCATGCCGTAGACCGCCGCGTTCGGCAACCGGCCGGACGGCTACGCGCTGCGCTGCGGATCCAGTACAATCCCGGTTTCGGCTGGGGTTGCGATGTGCAGCGAAACACGTCCCCCGCCGAGCAACCAGCGGCCTCTGCCGGGAGCCAGTCCAATGAAGATCCTCATCGCCGACAAGTTCGAAGCCTTCGGAATCGCCGAACTGAAAAAGATCGCCACCGAGGTCACCTGCGAGCCGGACCTCAAGGACGCGACCCTCACCAAGCGCGTCGCGGAGTTCGACCCCGCCGTGCTGATCGTCCGCTCGACGAAGGTCAACGCCGACACGCTCCAGGCCGGCAAGCAGCTCAAGGTCGTGATCCGCGCCGGCTCCGGCTACGACACGATCGACGTCGCCGCCGCCAAGCAGCGCGGCATCAAGGTCTCCAACTGCCCCGGCATGAACGCCGTCGCGGTCGCCGAGCTGGTCATGGGGCACATGATCAACCTGGATCGCCGGATCGCGGACAACGTGGCCGAGCTGCGCGCCCACAAGTGGAACAAGAAGGAGTTCAGCAAGGCCCGCGGATTGAAGGGCAGCACGTTGGGCATCGTCGGCCTGGGCCGCATCGGCATGGAAGTCGCGAAGCGCGCCCTCGCGTTCGACATGCACGTGCTCTGGTACGACGTGGTGCCGAACCTCAAGGGGCCCGACCACCCCAAGGCCCGACGGGTCGATCTGGACGAGTTGTTCAAGCAGTCCGACTACGTCACGCTGCACGTCCCCGGCGCCGGCGACACCAAGCACCTCGTCAACGCCCAGCGCCTGGCGACGATGAAACCACACGCCGCGATCATCAACACCAGCCGCGCGTCGGTCGTCGACGAGCCCGCGCTGATCGCCGCCCTGAAGGAAGGCCGTATCCGTGCGGCCGCGGTGGACGTGTACGAGAACGAGCCCGCCGCCGACGCGAAGACGTGCGAGTCGCCGCTGACCAATCTGCCGAACCTCTACGGCACGCACCACATCGGCGCGTCGACCGAGCAGGCGCAGACGGCCGTTGCGGAAGAGACCATCCGCATCGTTCAGGAGTTCAAGAAGACCGGCAAGGTCATCAACTGCGTGAATGACTAGACAACGAGCGCACGCTCATCCTCGCGACGGGGTGGCACGGCCCGGCGCCGCCGGGCCGTGGGCTCGTAACAAGGTGCGCAGGTGACAAAGTGACAATGTGAGCGCCGCCGGCGCGCGACCCAGTCCGGCGCGGCCGGGCCGTGGCCCCCGTCGGTTGGCTCTTTTCCGCCCGCCGGCTAGAATCCCGTGCCTGGGATCGCATGACGACGCGCCTGTTCGCAGTACTCCAGCCGAGGATGAATCCGTGCCCCGCGAGCCGCTCAAGATCCCCTGCCGGGTAGAGTCCCTCTCGATCCTCGCCCCCGACGGCCAGGTCGACAAGGCTCTCGAACCGCAACTCAGCGACACCGACCTGGTGCGCCTGTACCGCACCATGCGCCTGTCACGCCGGTACGACGAACGCTGCCTCCAGCTCCAGCGCCAGGGTCGCATGGGCACGTACGGCCCCAGCAAAGGTCAGGAAGCCGCTTCGCTCGGCGTCGCGTACGCCATGCAGCCAAACGACTGGTTCGTCCCGACCTTTCGCGAGACGGCCGGCCTGCTCTGGCGCGGCTGGCCACCGGCCAACGGCATGCTCGTCTGGGGCGGCCACGAGGCCGGCAACGTCATGCCACGCGAGACCCGCGTGCTGCCGATGTGCGTGCCGATCGCATCCCAGTGCCAGTACGGCATGGGCATCGCCTGGGGCTGCAAGCTCCGCGGCGAAGGCGAAGCCTGTGTCGCGTTCTGCGGCGACGGCGGCACGTCGGAAGGCGACTTCCACGAGGCCCTGAATTTCGCCGGCGTCTACAACTTGCCGCTGGTCGTCGTGGTCCAGAACAACGGCTGGGCGATCTCCGTCCCGCGCAGTTGCCAGACCGCGTCGCAGTCGATCGCGCAGAAGGCCGTCGCCTACGGCTTCGACGGCCTCCAGATCGACGGCAACGACATCCTCGCCATGATCGCCGGCACGCGCGAGGCGCTCGAAAAGGCCCGCACCGGCGGCGGCCCCACGCTCATCGAGGCGGTCACGTATCGCATGATGATGCACACGACCGCCGACGATCCGAAGAAATATCGCAAGGAGGAGGAGGTCAAGGAGTGGGAGCCGCGCGACCCGCTGCTGCGCTTCACCACGTACCTCCACCGCAAGAAGCTCCTCAGCGCCCAGGTCGAGCAGGTCATCGACGAGGAAGTGACCGCCGAGATCGATGAGGCCATCCGGAGTTACGAAGCGTACCGCACGAACCCGCTCGAGCTGTTCGACCACATGTACGCGGAGCTGACACCCGAGCTGGAGCGGCAGCGCGCCGAGCTCCAGGCCTACCTGAGCCGCCAGCCGGCCGACCGTCCGCAGGCGGACCTGTCGCGCGTCTAGCCGGAGACCCACCATGGCCCAACTGACAATGGTGAAAGCTCTCAACCTCGCGCTCGCCGAAATCATGCGCACCGATCCGAACGTCGTGGTGCTCGGTCAGGACGTCGGCCAGGACGAGGGCGTCTTCCGCGTGACCGAAGGCCTGCTCCGCGAGTTCGGCCCGCAGCGCTGCATCGATACGCCGCTCGCCGAGGCCGCGATCGTCGGCGCCAGTATCGGGCTCGGCTTCACCGGCTTCCGCCCGGTGTGCGAGATGCAGTTCGACGGCTTCTCGTTCCAGGCGTTCCACCAGATTGAGAACCACGTCCGGCGGTTCCGCAATCGGACGCGCGGTGCGTACACCTGCCCCCTGGTGATCCGCATGCCATACGGCGGCGGCATCCGCGCCATCGAGCACCACAGCGAAGCGCCGGAGGCCACCTACGCGCACCTGGCCGGATTGAAGGTCGTCATCCCGTCCGGGCCGCGCAACGCCCGCGCGCTGCTCCGCGCCGCGATCCTTGACCCCGATCCGGTCATCTTCTTCGAGCCGAAGGCGTCCTACCGCGCGTTTCGCGAGGAGGTCCCCGACGAGCCCGAGACCATGCCCATCGGCAAGGGCGTGATCACCCGCTCCGGCAAGGATGTCACGCTGATCTCCTACGGCGCCACCGTGCGCGCCACGCTCGACGCCGCCGAGGAGCTGGCCGACGAGCATGACGTGGATGCCGAAGTACTCGACCTGCTCTCCGTCGCCCCGCTCGACGGCCACCTGATCAACGAGTCGGTCCGCCGCACCGGCCGCGCCGTCGTGGTCCATGAGGCCCCGCGTCACTGCGGCGTCGGCGCCGAGGTTGTCGCCCGCATCGTCGAAGACAGCCTCATGTATCTCGAAGCCCCCGTCCGCCGGGTGACGGGCTTCGATACGATCATCCCGTATTTCGCGAACGAGCTGACGTACCTGCCCGACGCCGGCCGTGTCGTCCAGGCGGCGCTGGAAACGGTGCGCTTCTGAGCGAAGGCGGCTTCAGGACCAGGCGACGCAGCGTGCAGCGCGCCGGGCTCGAATCATAATCCCACCCAATGCCAGCAGTAGCAGCGAACCCGGCTCGGGGACGAGCCCGGCCAGCCCGATCAGGCCCGCCATGCCGCCGCGAACCACCTCGATGCCGAACTCATAGTCGTAGTCGGGGTTGTCCATCGTGTCGGTGAGCTGGTGATAGGCATCGTTGGTGTGCATGTACCAGTTCTCCGGCGTCGTGTGCTCGCCGAAGCGGATCGCCTGGTAGTCGTAGGACCAGAACGAGCCGTGGTCGGAGTTGCCGTAGGTGTCATTCCAAGTCTCGACGTCGATGGACGTGTACTGGTTGAACTGGGCGACGAGGTATTGCCCCAGCCACGCCGACGGGCCGTTCACGCCGATGTCGAGATCGTAATCCGGGTCCGGGTCAACGTTGTCCCAGCCTGGATGCAGGATCATGTCCAGGTTAATGGTCGCGACGAAGTTCTCACCGTAATGGGTGCTCACATACCGGGCGCTGCCAAGCAGGCCCTCCTCCTCGCCGGCGAAGGTGATGAAGCGCAGCGTGCCCGCGAACTGGAACTGGGACAGGATCTTGGCGGCCAGGAGCACGGCCGACGTGCCGCTGCCGTTGTCGTCGCAGCCGGGGGCGAGCAACTGGTTCATCTCGTGCCAGGTGTCGTAGTGGGCGCAGATGACATAGATATCATCGGGGCGCGTCGTGCCGGGCAGGTCGGCCACGATGTTCGGCGCGTGCAGTGTGTGGAACCACTCCTGCGTGACATTCAGCCCGTAGGAGGCAAACTGATCGGTGATCCAGTTGCCGGCGAGCGCC is a genomic window of Phycisphaerae bacterium containing:
- a CDS encoding beta galactosidase jelly roll domain-containing protein, with the protein product MLRIGGLIVLLMVTCLVPAAGADDGTKTGPLMTRWAADVTPERALPEYPRPQMVRAKWQNLNGLWDYAVRPKAEERPAKFDGQILVPFPIESALSRVMQRVDEKQRVWYRRTFEVPADWQGQRVLLHFGAVDWDATVWVNGKAVGQHQGGYDPFTFDVTDALKTPGPQELVVAVWDPTDTGPQARGKQVSKPEGIWYTPTTGIWRTVWLEPVPQRYIAALKIVTDVDAQEVEVAFQGVRPFGEIDRDMFQVVVLDQGKEVAQVKGSLGVARLKIPDPKLWSPETPYLYDLRVTFNDDEVTSYFGMRQISLGKDELGRTRLMLNNKPMFMFGPLDQGFWPDGLYTAPTDEALRYDIEFTKKLGFNMARKHVKVEPDRWYYWCDKLGLLVWQDMPSGDKVDTPKDWQRPADSSRQFELELERVIDAYRNHPCIVMWVPFNEGWGQYDTARIVEQVRKWDPTRLVNSASGWHEMGVGDVHDIHVYPGPGAPPAEEKRAGVLGEFGGLGLPVSGHTWQAEKNWGYVKFASPDELTDAYLRLIPMLRALQAEPGLSAAVYTQTTDVEIEVNGLMTYDRAVIKMDAERIAAANRTTYGPPPVVRVVVPTAQAEAIEWGYTTEQPAAEWMQPTFDDTKWKRGPAGFGADGTPGAVVRTKWDTADIWLRRKVELKALPAQPQLKIYHDEDCEVFVNGKQAAAIKGYVTNYVLVPLTEPGALRVGENIIAVHCHQTRGGQGVDVGIVDVTEPALK
- the pdhA gene encoding pyruvate dehydrogenase (acetyl-transferring) E1 component subunit alpha → MPREPLKIPCRVESLSILAPDGQVDKALEPQLSDTDLVRLYRTMRLSRRYDERCLQLQRQGRMGTYGPSKGQEAASLGVAYAMQPNDWFVPTFRETAGLLWRGWPPANGMLVWGGHEAGNVMPRETRVLPMCVPIASQCQYGMGIAWGCKLRGEGEACVAFCGDGGTSEGDFHEALNFAGVYNLPLVVVVQNNGWAISVPRSCQTASQSIAQKAVAYGFDGLQIDGNDILAMIAGTREALEKARTGGGPTLIEAVTYRMMMHTTADDPKKYRKEEEVKEWEPRDPLLRFTTYLHRKKLLSAQVEQVIDEEVTAEIDEAIRSYEAYRTNPLELFDHMYAELTPELERQRAELQAYLSRQPADRPQADLSRV
- the uvrB gene encoding excinuclease ABC subunit UvrB, with product MTDFQIISPLTPRGDQPEAIEKLVAGFQGGKRFQTLLGVTGSGKTFTMAHVIERLKLPTLVISHNKTLAAQLYEEFRELLPHNAVEYFVSYYDYYQPEAYIPQRDIYIEKDASRNDDLDRLRLAATSSVVSRRDVVVVASVSCIFGLGSPDEYKASVINVRVGETWERDELLRKLVRLQYERNDTELKRAAFRVRGDVIELTPAYEEHAIRIELFGETVERIVLVHPLTGAVLQEREQVFIYPAVHYVMPEDNLERAVAAIQQELDERVMQLRHEGKLLEAQRLLARTKYDLEMLQEVGYCSGIENYSRHLNGTPAGSKPYTLVDYFPDDFLLIVDESHVTIPQIGAMFNGDRNRKVVLVEHGFRLPSCLDNRPMRFEEFEGMWKRALFVSATPGPYELKQCGGEVVEQIIRPTGLVDPSIEVQPARGQVPDLLQRCQQRVSAGQRVLITTLTKRLAEDLSSYIQQAGLRGRYLHSEIETLERIEILRDLRLGNFDVLVGVNLLREGLDLPEVSLVAILDADKEGFLRSETSLIQMIGRCARNVDAHVILYADKITVAMQRAIDETNRRRAVQQRYNEEHGITPDTIHKAIRTGLLGEVAAMRRVREAVHAEEGDYDREDLIRQLEAEMLQAAEELDFERAAALRDHIKELKDSPELKVPAAKARPEAPAGRRDAGEWTPMHQHRRPQGRKR
- a CDS encoding M28 family peptidase, whose product is MRRSAVVVLVLGIGIAPAPADAIADILGQATIAQYQSYLRVLTGVDPVTTDPPYCLTNRYSLGSDAALAGNWITDQFASYGLNVTQEWFHTLHAPNIVADLPGTTRPDDIYVICAHYDTWHEMNQLLAPGCDDNGSGTSAVLLAAKILSQFQFAGTLRFITFAGEEEGLLGSARYVSTHYGENFVATINLDMILHPGWDNVDPDPDYDLDIGVNGPSAWLGQYLVAQFNQYTSIDVETWNDTYGNSDHGSFWSYDYQAIRFGEHTTPENWYMHTNDAYHQLTDTMDNPDYDYEFGIEVVRGGMAGLIGLAGLVPEPGSLLLLALGGIMIRARRAARCVAWS
- a CDS encoding hydroxyacid dehydrogenase, yielding MKILIADKFEAFGIAELKKIATEVTCEPDLKDATLTKRVAEFDPAVLIVRSTKVNADTLQAGKQLKVVIRAGSGYDTIDVAAAKQRGIKVSNCPGMNAVAVAELVMGHMINLDRRIADNVAELRAHKWNKKEFSKARGLKGSTLGIVGLGRIGMEVAKRALAFDMHVLWYDVVPNLKGPDHPKARRVDLDELFKQSDYVTLHVPGAGDTKHLVNAQRLATMKPHAAIINTSRASVVDEPALIAALKEGRIRAAAVDVYENEPAADAKTCESPLTNLPNLYGTHHIGASTEQAQTAVAEETIRIVQEFKKTGKVINCVND
- a CDS encoding alpha-ketoacid dehydrogenase subunit beta, translated to MAQLTMVKALNLALAEIMRTDPNVVVLGQDVGQDEGVFRVTEGLLREFGPQRCIDTPLAEAAIVGASIGLGFTGFRPVCEMQFDGFSFQAFHQIENHVRRFRNRTRGAYTCPLVIRMPYGGGIRAIEHHSEAPEATYAHLAGLKVVIPSGPRNARALLRAAILDPDPVIFFEPKASYRAFREEVPDEPETMPIGKGVITRSGKDVTLISYGATVRATLDAAEELADEHDVDAEVLDLLSVAPLDGHLINESVRRTGRAVVVHEAPRHCGVGAEVVARIVEDSLMYLEAPVRRVTGFDTIIPYFANELTYLPDAGRVVQAALETVRF